The Bombus fervidus isolate BK054 chromosome 1, iyBomFerv1, whole genome shotgun sequence genome includes a window with the following:
- the LOC139985960 gene encoding uncharacterized protein yields the protein MNVVLQTHGAKHIYKVPEGLRELCTDISREVLRSQPANLIAFIADYVDTLLITRENTKVAVKVVNNILLESQAILCILYRTGFTLEQIAVAAPKIQVNFIVARVLLISRTTILNVDPTCDEKSMISIRDILEATGAVREDAERAATVIQAAFRGHYERMVLSEAEGKIQWQRAVANTLDILRKAGATQAEISKAARLVKVIFLSLTRRYLLMFAAGTEEEPLKKDERILEPVEAVQAVAWMEMMYQDSGLTLEKANEAAAIIQRAYKEYRARRRCYDVQQLVTTQTMIAEAIVDTVHRKIFEKVTSRPDIPTEYGTREEMMATSTQLQLTFKEHMKMSRLIKESDLKPSEYEEDEEEYKEQKEVEEVVPTEPAPKPKYRPVEPRVLPSRTEYREEPLTEEEEETEELQATETEITEPLTVSPDLQTEPETERSELVDEIEEDEVRETKEDVEEKEAEKEEKEAEKEEEEAEKEEEEAEKEEEKEEKEAEKKDEEEEREAEKEEEEDEEDEKLEEKETKEKEEE from the exons GCCAATTTAATCGCCTTTATCGCCGATTACGTGGATACGCTTCTGATCACACGCGAAAACACGAAAG TTGCGGTTAAAGTCGTAAACAACATTTTACTTGAGAGCCAAGCTATTCTGTGCATACTTTACCGGACTGGTTTCACTTTGGAGCAGATCGCAGTCGCGGCTCCGAAGATCCAAGTGAATTTTATTGTCGC TCGAGTGCTTTTAATTTCCCGTACAACTATCTTAAACGTAGATCCAACTTGCGACGAAAAATCTATGATATCGATACGAGATATCCTAGAAGCTACGGGAGCTGTACGAGAAGATGCAGAGCGTGCTGCCACAGTGATACAA GCTGCGTTTCGTGGCCATTACGAGAGAATGGTGTTGAGCGAAGCTGAAGGGAAGATTCAATGGCAAAGAGCAGTGGCGAATACACTGGATATCTTGAGAAAAGCTGGTGCCACGCAAGCGGAAATTTCTAAAGCCGCAAGACtcgtaaaagtaatttttctctctttaacACGGCGCTAC CTGTTGATGTTCGCAGCGGGAACGGAAGAAGAACCTCTGAAGAAGGATGAACGTATACTCGAACCCGTGGAAGCTGTTCAAGCGGTCGCTTGGATGGAAATGATGTACCAAGACTCTGGATTAACATTGGAAAAGGCCAACGAGGCTGCTGCAATTATCCAG AGAGCTTACAAAGAATATCGTGCGAGAAGACGATGCTACGACGTACAACAATTGGTGACAACGCAGACAATGATCGCTGAAGCTATCGTCGATACGGTACATCGCAAGATTTTTGAAAAGGTCACCTCACGTCCAGACATCCCCACCGAATATGGCACTCGCGAGGAAATGATGGCCACGAGCACGCAACTTCAGCTTACTTTCAAAGAACATATGAAGATGAGCCGcttaataaaagaaa GTGACTTAAAACCTAGCGAATACGAGGAGGACGAGGAAGAATACAAAGAGCAAA aagAGGTGGAGGAAGTTGTGCCTACTGAACCTGCGCCCAAGCCTAAATATCGTCCGGTAGAACCACGAGTTCTACCATCGAGAACAGAATACAGGGAAGAACCATtgacagaagaagaagaagaaacggaaGAACTGCAAGCGACAGAAACTGAAATTACGGAGCCGTTGACCGTAAGTCCGGATTTACAAACGGAACCCGAAACAGAGCGGTCAGAACTCGTCGACGAAATCGAGGAAGATGAAG TGCGTGAGACGAAAGAAGATGTA gaagaaaaagaagcagagaaggaagaaaaggaagcagagaaggaagaagaggaagcagagaaggaagaagaggaagcagagaaggaagaagagaaagaagaaaaggaagcagaGAAGAAAGatgaggaagaagaaagggaagcagagaaggaagaagaggaggatgaagaggatgaaaaattagaagaaaaagaaacgaaagagaaggaggaagaatag
- the LOC139987273 gene encoding uncharacterized protein produces the protein MSQVCPSSSHQLVAAAVAFRRARRKFPKNFGLYSNIEETKFDKTESVSGNEELNDQENSSLPSRNCSNGRSNRVEAKAFWNDECGESGSIKENLLQKPIICSCCRKRNDQCNAGDALDIVPSKEHNGITQKSEFFKSEQTESCNSKAIKSFITEPRNSSRCRGSYSYFPRRNPKETSTKLDSVNLLYGCDQNEVDNVKSSDSSEKRNCNINEHERNAGGRDHKSYHRNSQKDNHPSSSSISRTFRCAKHSTLDLLRPHRDYWYRQNRHYCCHSHDHCHHRCDNEYNSYSSKEKRLASDTCLCSSNSNNQRNCCSKDQTPHESICGHNCCANNSEKISTVQEQNDEELDDSVGTINHKDSLCILVEKYKTNKKCKHKTYPGGPEFSSERTKDECDKSFTSENSCQLDEIVNAKQGEKYSSSNKCRFRDNRVSMGRTCRHGCGPIFREGDCNQFKKLKSRLIKTGTCCSAKGTPWRHTF, from the exons ATGTCCCAGGTTTGTCCGTCATCCTCGCATCAACTGGTCGCAGCCGCGGTAGCTTTTCGCCGAGCTCGACGTAAATTTCCGAAAAATTTTGGTTTGTATAGCAACATAGAAGAAACAAAGTTTGATAAG ACTGAAAGCGTCAGCGGAAACGAGGAGCTAAACGATCAAGAAAATTCGTCGCTTCCATCGAGAAACTGTTCAAACGGAAGATCGAATCGTGTGGAAGCAAAGGCATTCTGGAACGACGAGTGCGGCGAAAGTGGCTCGATCAAGGAAAACTTACTCCAGAAGCCAATAATCTGCAGTTGTTGTCGTAAACGTAACGATCAATGCAATGCTGGAGATGCACTCGACATCGTCCCAAGCAAAGAGCACAATGGGATCACGCAGAAaagcgaattttttaaatcggaACAAACAGAAAG TTGTAACTCGAAGGCaataaaaagttttataaCGGAACCTCGAAATTCTAGTCGTTGTCGTGGCTcatattcttattttccaaGACGAAACCCGAAGGAAACTTCCACTAAATTGGATTCCGTTAATCTTCTGTACGGCTGCGATCAGAACGAAGTGGACAATGTTAAAAGCAGCGACTCGTCCGAGAAACGAA ATTGCAATATAAACGAGCACGAGCGTAATGCCGGAGGGAGAGATCATAAATCGTATCATCGAAACTCGCAAAAGGATAACCACCCATCGTCGTCTAGTATTTCGCGCACATTCCGTTGTGCGAAACATTCGACTCTTGATCTTCTACGACCTCATCGGGATTATTGGTATCGTCAGAATCGTCATTATTGCTGCCATTCTCACGATCACTGCCATCATCGTTGCGACAACGAGTACAACag TTATTCATCAAAGGAAAAGCGCCTCGCGTCAGACACGTGTCTCTGCTCCTCAAACTCCAACAATCAGAGAAATTGCTGTTCCAAGGACCAAACCCCGCACGAATCTATCTGCGGTCACAACTGTTGCGCGAACAATTCAGAAAAGATTTCGACGGTGCAAGAGCAGAACGACGAGGAACTGGACGATTCCGTGGGCACGATCAATCACAAGGACTCTTTGTGTATTCTGGTGGAAAAGTACAAGACTAATAAAAAGTGCAAGCACAAGACATATCCCGGCGGCCCTGAATTTTCGAGCGAACGAACTAAAGACGAATGCGATAAATCGTTCACCTCGGAAAACAGTTGTCAACTGGATGAAATCGTGAACGCGAAACAAGGGGAGAAATATTCGAGCAGCAATAAATGCCGTTTCCGAGACAATCGTGTGTCGATGGGGAGAACGTGCAGACACGGCTGCGGTCCGATCTTCAGGGAAGGGGACTGCAATCAATTCAAAAAACTCAAGTCTCGTTTAATAAAGACTGGTACTTGTTGTTCAGCGAAAGGCACACCGTGGAGACACACGTTTTAA